The Streptomyces sp. NBC_00691 genome has a segment encoding these proteins:
- a CDS encoding sensor histidine kinase translates to MNEKHERADTGSGAAQEGSWSAWPSREALTRLGVPRGRIVLDYSMLTALSVFLLAGCYSSGGFGGWHALFPPLGFGLCAAAALGYHHTTLDHRAAASMGLLGVIALCGLGAYAAGASTPATVMWIAVSITAMERLPLPLGLATVAVLVPGFVEADDTGVLGAALTTGAVLLAGYSLRLDAQARGAGFQLLAQERLAREAEAASAALAERARIAREIHDVLAHSLSAQMVHLEVARLQIEAGADRSEVLKLVTSARSMAREGLAETRHALSALRGDMVPVEEYLRELAREDRAEVDVRGERRNLPAEASQAVRRVAQEALTNVRKHAPGARTRIRFAYEAHAISLEICDSGPPPTAEGGGEEYGLGSSGSGYGLVGMRERAELLGGSLDAGPDGPGFAVRLRVPA, encoded by the coding sequence ATGAACGAGAAGCACGAGCGGGCGGACACGGGGAGCGGCGCGGCTCAGGAAGGCTCCTGGAGCGCCTGGCCGTCGCGGGAGGCACTCACCCGCCTGGGTGTGCCCCGCGGCCGGATCGTCCTGGACTACAGCATGCTCACGGCCCTGAGCGTCTTCCTGCTCGCCGGCTGCTACAGCTCGGGAGGGTTCGGCGGCTGGCACGCGCTGTTCCCTCCCCTCGGTTTCGGGCTGTGCGCGGCCGCGGCGCTCGGGTACCACCACACGACCCTCGACCACCGGGCCGCAGCCTCGATGGGTCTCCTCGGGGTGATCGCCCTGTGCGGTCTCGGGGCCTACGCGGCCGGGGCTTCGACGCCCGCGACCGTGATGTGGATAGCCGTCTCGATCACGGCGATGGAGCGGCTGCCGCTGCCCCTCGGGCTGGCCACCGTGGCCGTGCTCGTCCCCGGCTTCGTGGAGGCGGACGACACCGGGGTCCTGGGAGCGGCCCTCACGACCGGGGCCGTGCTCCTCGCGGGCTACTCGCTCCGGCTCGACGCCCAGGCCCGCGGGGCCGGGTTCCAGCTGCTCGCCCAGGAGCGGCTGGCCCGGGAGGCCGAGGCCGCGTCGGCTGCGCTGGCCGAGAGAGCCAGGATCGCCCGCGAGATACATGACGTGCTCGCCCACAGCCTCTCCGCCCAGATGGTGCACCTGGAGGTCGCACGGCTCCAGATCGAGGCGGGTGCCGACCGGAGCGAGGTCCTCAAGCTGGTGACCTCGGCCCGCTCCATGGCCAGGGAGGGGCTCGCCGAGACCAGACACGCGCTGTCCGCGCTGCGCGGGGACATGGTGCCCGTCGAGGAGTACCTGCGGGAGCTGGCCCGGGAGGACCGCGCCGAGGTGGACGTCCGTGGAGAGCGTCGGAACCTGCCTGCCGAGGCCTCCCAGGCGGTGCGGCGGGTCGCGCAGGAGGCTCTGACGAACGTGCGCAAGCACGCCCCCGGCGCCCGGACACGGATTCGGTTCGCCTACGAGGCGCATGCGATCTCCCTGGAGATATGCGATTCGGGGCCACCTCCCACAGCCGAGGGTGGCGGGGAGGAGTACGGGCTCGGCTCGTCAGGCTCCGGGTACGGGCTGGTCGGCATGAGGGAACGGGCCGAGCTGCTCGGCGGGAGTCTGGACGCGGGGCCGGACGGGCCGGGATTCGCCGTGCGGCTGCGGGTGCCGGCATGA
- a CDS encoding DNA gyrase/topoisomerase IV subunit B, with translation MTAETSVPSSALLTADRDASNYTARHLLVLEGLEAVRKRPGMYIGSTDSRGLMHCIWEIIDNSVDEALGGYCDHIEVVLHEDGSVEVQDNGRGIPVDVEPKTGLSGVEVVMTKLHAGGKFGGGSYAASGGLHGVGASVVNALSARLDVEVDRSSATHSISFRRGVPGIFTEQGPDSPFDPGNGLRKGKRVPKTRTGTRVRYWADRQIFLKDAKLSLETLHQRARQTAFLVPGLTIVVRDERDLAGIGKSEETFRFDGGISEFCEYLAQDKAVCDIQRLTGQGTFKETVPVLDERGHMTPTEVTRELAVDIALRWGTGYDSTVKSFVNIIATPKGGTHVSGFEQAVTKTVNEVLRSSKMLRVAEDDIVKDDALEGITAVVTVRLAEPQFEGQTKEVLGTSAARRIVANVVAKELKAFLTSTKRDAKAQARAVLDKAVAAARTRIAARQHKEAQRRKTALESSSLPAKLADCRSDDVERSELFIVEGDSALGTAKLARNSEFQALLPIRGKILNVQKSSVSDMLKNAECGAIIQVIGAGSGRTFDIDAARYGKIVLLVDADVDGAHIRCLLLTLFQRYMRPMVEAGRVFAAVPPLHRIELVQPKKGQDKYVYTYSDNELRQTLLEYQRKGVRYKDSIQRYKGLGEMDADQLAETTMDPRHRTLRRINIGDLDAAEQVFDLLMGNDVAPRKEFITGSAATLDRSRIDA, from the coding sequence GTGACCGCCGAAACGTCCGTGCCGTCCAGTGCGCTGCTGACCGCAGACCGTGACGCTTCCAATTACACCGCGCGGCACCTGCTCGTACTCGAAGGGCTCGAAGCGGTCCGCAAGCGCCCCGGTATGTACATCGGGTCCACCGACAGCCGCGGCCTGATGCACTGCATCTGGGAGATCATCGACAACTCCGTCGACGAGGCCCTCGGGGGCTACTGCGACCACATCGAGGTCGTCCTCCACGAGGACGGCTCCGTCGAGGTCCAGGACAACGGCCGGGGCATCCCGGTCGACGTCGAGCCGAAGACCGGACTCTCCGGAGTCGAGGTCGTCATGACCAAACTGCACGCCGGCGGAAAGTTCGGCGGCGGATCGTACGCGGCGTCCGGCGGTCTGCACGGCGTCGGCGCCTCCGTGGTCAACGCCCTGTCGGCCCGCCTCGACGTCGAGGTCGACCGGAGCAGCGCCACCCACTCGATCAGCTTCCGCCGCGGTGTGCCGGGCATCTTCACCGAGCAGGGCCCCGACAGCCCCTTCGACCCGGGCAACGGCCTGCGCAAGGGCAAGCGCGTCCCCAAGACCCGTACCGGCACGCGCGTGCGCTACTGGGCGGACCGGCAGATCTTCCTCAAGGACGCCAAGCTCTCCCTGGAGACGCTGCACCAGCGCGCCCGGCAGACCGCCTTCCTCGTGCCCGGCCTCACGATCGTCGTCCGCGACGAGCGGGACCTGGCGGGGATCGGCAAGAGCGAGGAGACCTTCCGCTTCGACGGCGGCATCAGCGAGTTCTGCGAGTACCTCGCGCAGGACAAGGCCGTCTGCGACATCCAGCGCCTCACGGGCCAGGGCACCTTCAAGGAGACCGTCCCGGTCCTCGACGAGCGTGGCCACATGACCCCGACCGAGGTCACCCGTGAGCTCGCCGTCGACATCGCCCTGCGCTGGGGCACCGGCTACGACAGCACGGTGAAGTCCTTCGTCAACATCATCGCCACGCCCAAGGGCGGCACCCACGTCTCGGGCTTCGAGCAGGCCGTGACCAAGACGGTGAACGAGGTGCTGCGCTCCTCGAAGATGCTGCGCGTCGCCGAGGACGACATCGTCAAGGACGACGCCCTGGAGGGGATCACGGCCGTCGTGACGGTCCGCCTCGCCGAGCCGCAGTTCGAGGGCCAGACCAAGGAGGTCCTCGGCACGTCCGCGGCCCGCCGGATCGTGGCGAACGTGGTCGCCAAGGAGCTCAAGGCCTTCCTCACCTCGACCAAGCGGGACGCCAAGGCGCAGGCCCGTGCCGTCCTGGACAAGGCCGTCGCCGCCGCCCGGACGCGCATCGCCGCGCGCCAGCACAAGGAGGCGCAGCGCAGGAAGACGGCGCTGGAGTCCTCCTCGCTGCCGGCGAAGCTGGCCGACTGCCGCAGCGACGACGTGGAGCGCAGCGAGCTCTTCATCGTCGAGGGCGACTCGGCCCTCGGCACGGCCAAGCTCGCCCGCAACAGCGAGTTCCAGGCCCTGCTGCCGATCCGCGGCAAGATCCTCAACGTTCAGAAGTCGTCCGTCTCGGACATGCTGAAGAACGCCGAGTGCGGGGCGATCATCCAGGTCATAGGAGCCGGCTCGGGCCGCACCTTCGACATCGACGCGGCCCGCTACGGGAAGATCGTCCTCCTGGTCGACGCCGATGTCGACGGCGCCCACATCCGCTGTCTGCTGCTGACGCTCTTCCAGCGCTACATGCGGCCGATGGTGGAGGCCGGGCGGGTCTTCGCCGCCGTGCCCCCGCTGCACCGGATCGAGCTCGTCCAGCCCAAGAAGGGCCAGGACAAGTACGTCTACACGTACTCGGACAACGAGCTGCGCCAGACCCTGCTGGAGTACCAGCGCAAGGGCGTCCGCTACAAGGACTCCATCCAGCGCTACAAGGGTCTGGGCGAGATGGACGCCGACCAGCTCGCGGAGACCACGATGGACCCGCGTCACCGCACCCTGCGCCGGATCAACATCGGCGACCTGGACGCGGCCGAGCAGGTCTTCGACCTCCTCATGGGCAACGACGTGGCGCCCCGCAAGGAGTTCATCACCGGCTCCGCGGCGACCCTCGACCGCTCGCGCATCGACGCCTGA
- a CDS encoding response regulator transcription factor gives MSVEKRPVGLPPAEDVDSQEEDRAVRVLVADDQSVVREGIVMLLGLLAGVEVVGSARDGEEAVALTAELAPDVVLMDLRMPRCDGVEATRRIRERHRGTEVVVLTTYADDDSLFPALRAGARGYLTKDASGEEIVRALRDVTDGRAGLSSAVQRRLLEQLLERGEGVERTGPSGGSGSGAVEVMATAGFVVPEADGLTERETEVLVLVAEGLSNQEIAGRLRISTATVKTHINNLFAKTGVRDRAQAVRYAYQHGLVRAPGRKVT, from the coding sequence ATGAGCGTGGAGAAGAGGCCCGTGGGGCTGCCCCCGGCGGAGGACGTCGATTCCCAGGAGGAGGATCGGGCGGTGCGGGTGCTGGTCGCCGATGATCAGTCCGTGGTGCGCGAGGGGATCGTGATGCTGCTCGGGCTGCTTGCCGGGGTCGAGGTGGTCGGATCCGCCCGGGACGGGGAGGAGGCGGTCGCGCTCACCGCCGAACTCGCGCCCGACGTGGTCCTGATGGACCTGCGCATGCCGCGCTGCGACGGTGTCGAGGCCACGCGCAGGATCCGTGAGCGGCACCGAGGGACGGAGGTCGTGGTGCTCACCACCTACGCCGACGACGACTCGCTGTTCCCGGCCCTGCGGGCCGGGGCGCGGGGGTACCTGACCAAGGACGCGAGCGGGGAGGAGATCGTGCGGGCCCTGCGGGACGTGACCGACGGGCGGGCGGGACTTTCCTCCGCGGTGCAGCGGCGACTGCTGGAGCAGCTGTTGGAGAGGGGGGAGGGGGTCGAGAGGACGGGGCCCTCGGGTGGGAGCGGATCGGGGGCGGTGGAGGTGATGGCGACCGCGGGGTTCGTGGTCCCGGAGGCCGACGGGCTCACCGAGCGGGAGACGGAGGTGCTCGTGCTCGTCGCCGAAGGGCTCTCCAACCAGGAGATCGCCGGGCGGCTGAGGATCTCCACGGCCACGGTGAAGACCCATATCAACAACCTCTTCGCCAAGACGGGGGTGCGCGACCGGGCGCAGGCCGTGCGGTACGCATATCAGCACGGTCTGGTCAGGGCTCCTGGGCGGAAGGTCACCTGA
- a CDS encoding S1 family serine peptidase has translation MRGSLTRALTGALGLITAAAGQLATAPPVAADSVVVGGRQAQITDAPWVVALSSRDRFGGTRAGQFCGGVLVAPTKVLTAAHCLGREVLGGEPWEVRDFVAIAGRAALRGQGGQEVRISDTWVNPDYDPTTNSGDLAVLTLVSALPQSYVIGVARTGDAAYAPGTEADVYGWGDTTGNGSYASSLRTARVQVLPDSACERAYPGGFGVPYRGETMLCAGDPRGGRDACQGDSGGPLVANGLLVGLVSWGSGCGQAENPGVYTRVSAVLPESF, from the coding sequence ATGCGTGGTTCCCTCACCCGAGCGTTGACGGGTGCTCTGGGCCTGATCACGGCGGCGGCGGGGCAACTGGCCACCGCTCCCCCCGTGGCCGCCGACAGCGTCGTGGTGGGCGGCCGACAGGCCCAGATCACGGACGCGCCGTGGGTCGTGGCGCTGTCCAGCCGTGACCGGTTCGGGGGTACGCGCGCGGGCCAGTTCTGCGGGGGCGTGCTCGTGGCGCCGACCAAGGTGCTCACGGCGGCCCACTGCCTGGGTCGTGAGGTCCTCGGTGGTGAGCCGTGGGAGGTGCGCGACTTCGTGGCCATCGCGGGCCGTGCCGCGCTGCGTGGACAGGGCGGGCAGGAGGTGCGGATCTCGGACACCTGGGTCAATCCCGACTACGACCCGACGACGAACTCGGGCGACCTTGCGGTACTGACGCTGGTAAGCGCGCTGCCGCAGTCGTACGTGATCGGCGTGGCCCGCACGGGAGACGCGGCGTACGCGCCCGGCACGGAGGCGGACGTCTACGGCTGGGGCGACACGACCGGCAACGGGTCCTATGCGTCCTCGCTGCGGACGGCGCGGGTCCAGGTGCTGCCGGACAGCGCGTGCGAGCGGGCGTACCCCGGCGGCTTCGGCGTCCCCTACCGGGGCGAGACGATGCTGTGCGCGGGTGACCCGCGCGGCGGCAGGGACGCGTGCCAGGGCGACAGTGGAGGCCCGCTCGTGGCGAACGGGCTTCTCGTCGGCCTGGTGTCCTGGGGCAGTGGCTGTGGGCAGGCCGAGAACCCGGGGGTCTACACCCGCGTCTCGGCGGTGCTGCCGGAGAGTTTCTGA
- a CDS encoding sensor histidine kinase: MSPAQTSPPRPRARRRRFGWPQRVFSQVLLMQLAIATGVTVLATGLFLAPLSAQLDDQAMRRALAIAGTTASPRLAADLTSTAPSARGPVQTEAERIRTSTGAEYVVVMDTRGVRWSHTDPAAIGGRVSTDPTDVLAGHEVMEIDSGTLGRSARGKTPLRDADGRIVGAVSVGIEYDSVRDRLLAAIPGLLAYAGGALAAGALAAYLISRRLQRQTHDLAFSDISALLAEREAMLHGIREGVVALDRNGSVRLMNDEAQRLLGLGPEAAGRPLDEVLGRGRTADVLAGRVTGEDLLTVRGQRVLIANRMPTDDGGAVATLRDRTELERLGRELDSTRGLIDALRAQDHEHANRMHTLLGLLELEMHEEAVEFVTEVVGVHRATAEQVTEKVHDPLLAALLVGKATVAAERGASLRLTPDSLLPDRLVDPRELVTVVGNLVDNALDALAGTPGARIDVAFRTEGRTVVLRVTDSGPGVPEERRALIFTEGWSTKALPSHGKRGLGLPLVRRLAERRGGTARVADGLDGGAEFTVVLPDALTEPDPDAAVRGPEPEPDATVRRPRPPLSEPIEEAR, encoded by the coding sequence ATGAGCCCCGCACAGACCAGCCCCCCGCGCCCGCGTGCGCGCCGTCGGCGGTTCGGCTGGCCGCAGCGGGTCTTCTCGCAGGTCCTGCTGATGCAGCTGGCCATCGCGACCGGTGTCACCGTCCTCGCCACCGGCCTCTTCCTGGCCCCGCTCAGCGCCCAGCTGGACGACCAGGCGATGCGGCGCGCCCTGGCCATCGCGGGAACCACGGCGTCGCCCCGGCTGGCCGCGGATCTCACGAGCACGGCTCCGTCGGCGCGCGGGCCGGTGCAGACGGAGGCCGAGCGGATCCGGACCTCCACGGGCGCCGAGTACGTCGTCGTGATGGACACGCGCGGGGTGCGCTGGTCGCACACGGATCCCGCCGCGATCGGCGGGCGCGTCTCCACCGATCCGACGGACGTCCTCGCCGGGCACGAGGTGATGGAGATCGACAGCGGCACCCTGGGCCGCTCGGCGCGCGGCAAGACGCCGCTGCGGGACGCGGACGGGCGGATCGTCGGCGCGGTCTCGGTCGGCATCGAGTACGACAGCGTCCGCGACCGTCTCCTCGCCGCGATCCCCGGCCTCCTCGCCTACGCGGGCGGGGCGCTCGCGGCCGGCGCCCTGGCGGCGTACCTGATCTCCCGGCGTCTGCAGCGGCAGACCCACGACCTGGCCTTCTCCGACATCTCGGCGCTGCTCGCCGAACGCGAGGCCATGCTGCACGGCATCCGCGAGGGCGTCGTGGCCCTGGACCGCAACGGCTCCGTCCGGCTCATGAACGACGAGGCCCAGCGGCTCCTCGGTCTCGGCCCCGAGGCGGCGGGCCGGCCGCTCGACGAGGTCCTCGGCCGGGGCCGTACCGCCGACGTCCTGGCCGGCCGGGTGACGGGCGAGGACCTGCTCACCGTCCGCGGGCAACGGGTGCTCATCGCCAACCGGATGCCGACCGACGACGGCGGCGCCGTGGCGACCCTCCGCGACCGCACCGAGCTGGAGCGGCTCGGTCGCGAGCTGGACTCCACCCGGGGCCTGATCGACGCCCTGCGCGCCCAGGACCACGAGCACGCCAACCGGATGCACACCCTCCTGGGGCTCCTGGAGCTGGAGATGCACGAGGAGGCCGTGGAGTTCGTGACCGAGGTGGTCGGCGTACACCGGGCCACCGCCGAACAGGTCACGGAGAAGGTCCACGACCCGCTCCTCGCGGCGCTCCTGGTCGGCAAGGCGACCGTCGCCGCCGAGCGGGGCGCCTCGCTGCGGCTCACCCCCGACTCGCTGCTGCCGGACCGGCTCGTCGACCCCCGCGAGCTGGTCACCGTCGTCGGCAACCTGGTCGACAACGCCCTGGACGCCCTCGCCGGCACCCCGGGCGCCCGTATCGACGTCGCGTTCCGCACCGAGGGGCGTACGGTCGTGCTGCGGGTCACGGACAGCGGCCCGGGGGTTCCTGAGGAGCGCCGCGCGCTGATCTTCACCGAGGGCTGGTCGACGAAGGCGCTTCCCTCGCACGGGAAGCGCGGCCTCGGCCTCCCCCTGGTGCGCCGGCTCGCCGAGCGCCGGGGCGGCACCGCACGGGTGGCCGACGGGCTCGACGGGGGCGCGGAGTTCACCGTCGTCCTCCCGGACGCCCTGACCGAGCCCGATCCGGACGCGGCCGTACGAGGACCGGAACCCGAGCCCGACGCGACCGTGCGGAGGCCGCGGCCGCCACTCTCCGAGCCGATCGAGGAGGCCCGATGA
- a CDS encoding solute symporter family protein has protein sequence MTANHQTLALVLFSVFIAVTLGITTWVSRNRRGSAEEFYAGGRLFSPLENGFAIAGDYMSAASFLGISGLIALYGYDGMLYSVGFLVAWLVVLLLVAELVRNCGRFTLADVVAARMAERPVRIAAGTSSVAVSVLYLVAQMVGAGSLVALLLGGTSEAARSWTVIGVGALMVIYVSLGGMRATTWIQIVKAVLLMAGTIALTVLVLLRFHGDVNSLLSTAAERSGHGLDFLAPGLRYGGDWTSRLDFISLGLALVLGTAGLPHILSRFYTVPTARAARRSVVWSIGLIGSFYLMTIVLGFGAAALIGPDEVRASNASGNTAVPLLALDLGGGSGSTGGTVLFAIVAAVAFATILAVVAGITLASSASVAHDLYASLRRRHAKQYSEVTVARVAAAGIGAAAIGLGLLARDLNVAFLVGLAFAVAASANLPVLLYSLFWRRFTTRGAVWSVYGGLIPAVLLVLVSPVVSGSPESLFPGADFHLFPLQNPGAVSIPLGFLAGWLGTVTSTEPPDEARHAETEVRSLTGAGAV, from the coding sequence GTGACCGCGAACCACCAGACCCTGGCGCTCGTGCTGTTCAGCGTCTTCATCGCCGTCACCCTGGGGATCACCACCTGGGTGAGCCGCAACAGGCGCGGTTCGGCGGAGGAGTTCTACGCCGGGGGCAGGCTCTTCTCGCCCCTGGAGAACGGCTTCGCCATCGCCGGCGACTACATGTCGGCGGCCTCCTTCCTCGGCATCTCCGGGCTGATCGCCCTCTACGGCTACGACGGCATGCTCTACTCCGTCGGATTCCTGGTCGCGTGGCTGGTCGTGCTGCTGCTCGTGGCCGAACTGGTCCGCAACTGCGGGCGGTTCACCCTCGCCGACGTGGTCGCCGCGCGGATGGCCGAGCGGCCCGTGCGGATCGCGGCGGGCACCTCCTCGGTGGCCGTGTCCGTGCTGTACCTCGTGGCGCAGATGGTGGGAGCCGGAAGCCTGGTCGCGTTGCTGCTGGGCGGCACCAGCGAGGCGGCCCGCTCCTGGACGGTGATCGGCGTCGGCGCGCTGATGGTGATCTACGTGTCGCTCGGTGGCATGCGGGCCACCACCTGGATCCAGATCGTCAAGGCGGTCCTGCTCATGGCGGGCACGATCGCGCTCACCGTCCTCGTGCTGCTGCGGTTCCACGGAGATGTGAACAGCCTGCTCTCCACGGCGGCCGAACGCAGTGGCCACGGCCTCGACTTCCTCGCCCCCGGTCTCCGCTACGGCGGCGACTGGACCTCCCGGCTCGACTTCATCAGCCTCGGCCTCGCCCTGGTCCTGGGCACGGCGGGACTGCCCCACATCCTGTCGCGCTTCTACACCGTGCCGACCGCCCGTGCCGCCCGCCGCTCGGTCGTCTGGTCCATCGGGCTCATCGGCAGCTTCTATCTGATGACCATCGTGCTCGGCTTCGGCGCGGCCGCCCTGATCGGCCCCGACGAGGTCCGCGCGTCCAACGCGTCCGGGAACACGGCCGTGCCACTGCTCGCCCTCGACCTCGGCGGCGGTTCGGGCTCCACGGGCGGCACCGTCCTCTTCGCGATCGTGGCCGCCGTGGCCTTCGCGACGATCCTCGCCGTCGTCGCGGGGATCACCCTCGCTTCCTCGGCCTCCGTCGCCCATGACCTGTACGCCTCGCTGCGCCGTCGGCACGCGAAGCAGTACAGCGAGGTGACCGTGGCCAGGGTCGCCGCCGCCGGGATCGGTGCCGCCGCGATCGGCCTGGGGCTGCTCGCCCGTGACCTCAACGTGGCCTTCCTCGTCGGGCTCGCCTTCGCCGTCGCGGCCTCCGCGAACCTGCCGGTGCTGCTCTACTCGCTGTTCTGGCGGAGGTTCACCACTCGGGGCGCCGTCTGGTCGGTGTACGGCGGTCTGATTCCGGCCGTGCTGCTGGTCCTGGTCTCGCCGGTGGTCTCCGGCAGTCCCGAATCACTCTTCCCCGGGGCCGACTTCCACCTGTTCCCGCTGCAGAACCCGGGAGCGGTCTCCATCCCGCTGGGCTTCCTCGCCGGGTGGCTCGGGACCGTGACGTCGACCGAGCCGCCCGACGAGGCGCGCCACGCCGAGACCGAGGTCCGGTCGCTGACCGGCGCGGGCGCCGTCTGA
- a CDS encoding CobW family GTP-binding protein yields MTTQQIPVVVLAGFLGAGKTTLLNHLLRGSRGTRIGVMVNDFGDIGIDAMRIAGQVGSTVSLGNGCLCCAVDASELDEYLEVLTRPESRLDVIVIEASGLAEPQELVRMVLASENERIVYGGLVQVVDAAEFSATRERHPDTDRHLPIADLVVVNKADRVSAAELLDVHEAVRGLAGKAVVVEATHGRIDPELLFDRVVPEGEIEGQMSIEDILYGDGDGDDGGAHGGGDARAHTHTAYETVSLTAADPLHPRRLMAFLDARPEGLYRIKGFVDFGAADPDNRYAVHAVGRFLRFYPERWPEGEERLTQLVLIGSGVDAAGLRKELAACERNGPGDIPDETSMWGVLRYVQRTEDEPEASS; encoded by the coding sequence TTGACCACGCAGCAGATCCCCGTCGTCGTCCTGGCCGGGTTTCTCGGGGCCGGGAAGACCACACTCCTCAATCATCTGCTGCGCGGTTCCCGGGGCACCCGCATCGGCGTCATGGTCAACGACTTCGGCGACATCGGCATCGACGCGATGAGGATCGCCGGCCAGGTCGGCTCCACCGTCTCCCTCGGCAACGGCTGTCTGTGCTGCGCCGTCGACGCGAGCGAACTCGACGAGTACCTGGAGGTCCTCACCCGCCCCGAGTCGCGCCTGGACGTGATCGTGATCGAGGCGAGCGGCCTCGCCGAGCCGCAGGAACTGGTCCGGATGGTCCTCGCCAGCGAGAACGAGCGGATCGTGTACGGCGGGCTCGTCCAGGTCGTCGACGCGGCGGAGTTCTCCGCCACGCGGGAGCGGCACCCCGATACCGACCGGCACCTGCCGATCGCCGACCTCGTGGTCGTGAACAAGGCCGACCGGGTCTCCGCCGCCGAGCTGCTCGACGTCCACGAGGCGGTGCGGGGTCTCGCCGGGAAGGCCGTGGTCGTCGAGGCGACGCACGGGCGGATCGACCCGGAGCTGCTCTTCGACCGGGTCGTGCCCGAGGGGGAGATCGAGGGACAGATGTCCATCGAGGACATCCTTTACGGGGACGGGGACGGGGACGACGGAGGCGCGCACGGGGGCGGGGACGCGCGGGCCCACACCCACACCGCGTACGAGACCGTCTCCCTGACCGCAGCGGATCCGCTCCACCCGCGCCGTCTGATGGCCTTTCTGGACGCGCGGCCCGAGGGTCTCTACCGGATCAAGGGCTTCGTGGACTTCGGCGCCGCCGATCCGGACAACCGTTACGCCGTGCACGCGGTCGGCCGTTTCCTGCGCTTCTACCCCGAGCGGTGGCCCGAGGGTGAGGAACGGCTCACCCAGCTCGTCCTGATCGGCTCCGGCGTGGACGCGGCCGGTCTGCGCAAGGAGCTCGCGGCGTGCGAGCGGAACGGGCCGGGGGACATCCCCGACGAGACGAGCATGTGGGGTGTCCTGCGGTACGTGCAGCGCACGGAGGACGAGCCGGAGGCGTCCTCCTAG
- a CDS encoding DUF7455 domain-containing protein: MTTVLTPASPLTAADRCDRCGAQAYLRVVLTSGGDLLFCAHHGRKFEPELKKIAVEIQDETDRLTDVPARTQGDDH, encoded by the coding sequence GTGACTACTGTTCTGACCCCCGCGAGCCCCCTGACGGCCGCTGACCGTTGCGACCGCTGCGGCGCCCAGGCTTACCTGCGTGTCGTCCTGACCAGCGGAGGTGACTTGCTCTTCTGCGCCCACCACGGACGTAAGTTCGAGCCGGAACTCAAGAAGATCGCCGTTGAGATACAGGATGAGACGGACCGCCTGACGGACGTGCCGGCCCGCACGCAGGGCGACGACCACTGA
- a CDS encoding DUF485 domain-containing protein, whose product MEQVDKQEGLDASAVPFDDPWYDATASGRDGRVGAGAPGDGRPDAVPRQRVHCAAEIYLEVQRSPAFQEVRSRYRRFVFPAALAFLLWYLAYVVAATAAPGLMARPVAGVVNVAMVAGLGQFLTTFLLTWAYARHARLRRDRAALDLRWDTQEMTRGMAQR is encoded by the coding sequence GTGGAGCAGGTGGACAAGCAGGAGGGGCTCGACGCTTCGGCGGTGCCCTTCGACGACCCCTGGTACGACGCGACGGCCTCCGGCCGGGACGGGCGCGTGGGGGCCGGGGCTCCCGGTGACGGACGCCCCGACGCGGTGCCGCGACAGCGGGTCCACTGCGCGGCGGAGATCTATCTGGAAGTGCAGCGGAGTCCTGCCTTCCAGGAAGTGCGGAGCCGCTACCGGCGGTTCGTCTTCCCGGCCGCCCTGGCGTTCCTGCTGTGGTACCTGGCCTACGTCGTGGCGGCGACCGCCGCTCCCGGCCTCATGGCGCGGCCGGTGGCCGGGGTGGTCAATGTGGCGATGGTCGCGGGGCTCGGACAGTTCCTGACCACCTTCCTGCTGACCTGGGCGTACGCGCGCCACGCGCGGCTGCGCAGGGACCGGGCCGCGCTCGACCTGCGCTGGGACACCCAGGAGATGACCCGAGGGATGGCGCAGCGGTGA
- a CDS encoding DUF7342 family protein — MIDVLVVDDDVLVARINAAYVAKVPGFRVSALAHTTAEALAALDERPVDLILLDHYLPDENGLAAVRELRARGHQCDVIMVTAARDVATVQAAMRHGALQYLVKPFNFAGLRAKLEAYATLRHTLESGGEAEQAEVDRIFGVLSAGSVAPDLPKGHSPTTAELVRQVLLAAGGPLSAQEIAERSGVSRQTAQRYLKLLERTGRVRLSLRYGETGRPEHRYVWATSPSTG, encoded by the coding sequence ATGATCGACGTCCTGGTCGTCGACGACGATGTGCTGGTCGCCCGGATCAACGCCGCCTACGTCGCCAAGGTGCCCGGCTTCCGCGTCTCCGCCCTCGCCCACACGACCGCCGAGGCGCTCGCCGCCCTGGACGAGCGGCCGGTGGACCTGATCCTCCTCGACCACTACCTGCCCGACGAGAACGGCCTGGCCGCGGTACGGGAGCTGCGCGCGCGTGGCCACCAGTGCGACGTGATCATGGTGACGGCCGCCCGGGACGTGGCCACCGTCCAGGCCGCGATGCGGCACGGAGCCCTCCAGTACCTGGTCAAGCCGTTCAACTTCGCCGGGCTGCGCGCCAAGCTGGAGGCCTACGCGACCCTCCGCCACACCCTGGAGAGCGGGGGCGAGGCAGAACAGGCCGAGGTCGACCGGATCTTCGGGGTCCTGTCGGCGGGCTCCGTGGCCCCGGACCTGCCCAAGGGACACTCCCCCACGACGGCCGAGCTGGTCCGCCAGGTGCTGCTCGCCGCCGGTGGACCGCTCTCCGCCCAGGAGATCGCCGAGCGGTCCGGCGTCAGCCGCCAGACCGCCCAGCGCTACCTCAAGCTCCTCGAACGCACCGGCAGGGTCCGCCTCTCGCTCCGCTACGGCGAGACGGGCCGCCCGGAACACCGCTACGTCTGGGCGACCTCACCCTCAACGGGCTGA